In Colwellia sp. M166, a genomic segment contains:
- the istB gene encoding IS21-like element ISShfr5 family helper ATPase IstB: MQNINQQVNNQLSNLKLSGIRDALLQQYEQPNLYVEQSFEERLSLLLDHEITQRDQRKIDRLTRQAKFRVGGTLAQLNYGAARQLDKTQIRSLAQGEWLRLHQNILITGATGCGKTYLACALGQNHCQQGSSVYYFRLKELLEKMFLAQADGSYRKLINKLSSANLLILDDWGLEPLTAQQRSDLLELIDARYDTKSTLIASQLPIENWYEMIGESTHADAILDRLVHGAIKLELKGESMRKKLNSLTDGDHSS; the protein is encoded by the coding sequence ATGCAAAATATCAATCAACAAGTCAATAACCAGTTAAGTAACTTAAAGCTAAGCGGTATACGTGATGCACTATTGCAGCAATATGAGCAACCCAATCTCTACGTTGAACAAAGCTTCGAAGAGCGACTAAGCTTATTGCTTGACCATGAAATAACTCAGCGTGATCAGCGTAAAATTGACCGCCTAACTCGACAAGCAAAGTTCAGAGTTGGCGGTACGCTTGCTCAACTCAACTATGGCGCAGCACGACAACTAGATAAAACTCAGATCCGTTCATTAGCACAAGGTGAATGGCTACGCCTTCACCAAAACATTTTGATCACGGGAGCAACGGGGTGTGGCAAAACTTACCTCGCTTGTGCTCTTGGTCAAAACCACTGCCAACAAGGGAGTAGCGTTTATTATTTTAGGCTTAAAGAGCTATTAGAAAAGATGTTCTTAGCGCAAGCCGATGGTAGTTATCGAAAACTGATCAACAAGCTTAGCTCTGCCAATTTACTGATCCTAGATGATTGGGGATTAGAGCCATTAACAGCTCAACAACGCAGTGATTTACTGGAATTAATTGATGCGAGATATGACACAAAATCGACCTTAATTGCCAGCCAATTACCGATAGAAAATTGGTATGAAATGATCGGAGAATCGACACATGCTGATGCGATCCTAGATCGGCTTGTTCACGGAGCAATAAAGTTGGAATTAAAAGGCGAATCGATGCGAAAAAAACTAAATTCCTTGACTGATGGCGATCACTCAAGTTAG
- a CDS encoding site-specific integrase has protein sequence MVAKAKKLHGSKSARTKSDKRYSKANYEFDVYDDLWQLDANKSLNFELLASLNLDPKFESNFRLALADYACEFSSSYTDNLFRYCRWFFAVGVTGKINEEHVINYKATLTKSTEYKLGYIRAFLLDWHDKEIKGVDKKTVELLNSLKLSGNEKGKAVALGCPFSGAYSFEEQTAFINWYVDAFTERLISLIDYAFIMALQQTGARPVQLTYLYYRDLITRVEEGVEHFDLQLPNAKKRDEHFRGSFQIKKDSGEDLMLVLKTQANQSINAVETQFDIKLTSRQKNQIPIFLNTREMSKLASFDEFEQLQQKTPDLLCLRTKIGNPSVDEIIRRLSRLCPLKTTRIKLDDGFGDLHINPRRFRYTHATNMAMLGASDYAIAEELGQSDTQQVKVYTEFNEEMADRIDEALAADLTPLAQAFSGTLIDGEKDAIRANDPRSRINNNDGNPVGSCGKFGFCANGTIHCYTCNKFQPWLNAPHTEVLKSVITERDRKRKMGASEFVLQGHNRSIDAIKVVIQKCHVRKQELEKEGALNV, from the coding sequence ATGGTAGCTAAAGCAAAAAAATTACACGGCTCAAAAAGCGCTAGAACAAAGTCGGATAAGCGATACAGTAAAGCTAACTATGAATTTGATGTGTATGACGATCTTTGGCAATTAGATGCAAATAAGTCGTTGAATTTTGAGTTGCTCGCTTCGCTAAATTTAGATCCTAAGTTCGAAAGTAATTTTCGGTTAGCATTAGCTGATTATGCATGTGAATTTTCATCTTCTTATACAGATAATCTGTTTCGATATTGTCGGTGGTTCTTCGCTGTTGGCGTTACGGGCAAAATAAATGAAGAACATGTAATAAATTACAAGGCAACACTAACCAAAAGCACAGAGTATAAGCTGGGTTACATTCGTGCATTCTTATTAGACTGGCACGACAAGGAAATCAAAGGAGTTGATAAAAAAACGGTTGAGTTGCTTAACTCACTTAAACTGTCTGGCAATGAAAAAGGAAAAGCCGTAGCTTTAGGTTGCCCTTTCAGCGGTGCCTATTCATTTGAAGAACAAACAGCATTTATAAACTGGTACGTTGATGCCTTTACTGAAAGGCTGATCTCGTTGATTGATTACGCCTTTATCATGGCACTACAACAAACGGGTGCTCGTCCTGTGCAACTCACGTATCTCTACTATAGAGATTTAATAACAAGGGTTGAAGAAGGTGTTGAACACTTTGATTTACAGCTTCCAAATGCCAAAAAACGTGATGAGCATTTTAGAGGCTCTTTTCAAATCAAGAAGGATTCTGGTGAAGATTTAATGCTAGTGCTAAAAACACAGGCAAATCAATCCATCAATGCTGTTGAAACACAATTCGATATTAAATTGACATCTAGACAAAAGAACCAAATTCCTATTTTCCTCAATACACGAGAAATGTCTAAACTCGCTAGTTTTGATGAATTTGAACAGCTACAACAAAAAACGCCTGACTTATTATGTTTACGAACAAAAATTGGAAATCCATCAGTTGATGAAATAATCAGGCGCTTGTCTCGACTTTGCCCTTTAAAAACAACACGGATTAAGTTAGATGATGGGTTTGGTGACCTGCATATCAATCCAAGGAGATTCCGCTATACCCATGCGACCAATATGGCAATGCTAGGTGCAAGTGACTATGCAATAGCCGAAGAACTAGGCCAGTCAGATACCCAGCAAGTCAAAGTTTATACAGAGTTCAACGAAGAAATGGCTGACAGAATTGATGAAGCGCTTGCAGCGGATCTTACGCCATTGGCGCAAGCATTTTCAGGAACTTTGATAGATGGTGAAAAAGACGCAATTCGAGCTAATGATCCTCGCAGTCGAATCAACAACAACGATGGCAATCCTGTCGGAAGCTGTGGAAAGTTTGGCTTTTGTGCTAATGGCACAATTCATTGTTACACCTGCAATAAATTCCAACCTTGGTTAAATGCACCTCATACAGAAGTTCTGAAAAGTGTCATTACTGAGCGTGATCGTAAGCGTAAGATGGGTGCAAGTGAGTTTGTATTGCAAGGTCATAATCGCAGTATTGATGCAATCAAAGTCGTTATTCAAAAGTGTCATGTTAGAAAGCAAGAGCTGGAAAAAGAAGGAGCGTTAAATGTCTGA
- a CDS encoding thioesterase family protein, with protein sequence MFTEVITPRFCDTDALGHINNTMLPIWFEGAREPVFKIFMPELNVTQWRLILAKIDVNFHAQIFYGKAVELRTYIDRIGSSSFDVYQELWQNDIKCASGTAVMVNFCYENQRSLKIPADIQNEMKKHLFVAE encoded by the coding sequence ATGTTTACTGAAGTGATAACCCCTCGATTTTGTGACACTGACGCGCTTGGTCATATTAATAATACTATGTTACCTATCTGGTTCGAAGGCGCACGCGAGCCAGTTTTTAAAATTTTTATGCCTGAGCTAAACGTCACACAATGGCGATTAATTCTAGCAAAAATTGATGTTAACTTTCATGCACAAATATTCTATGGCAAAGCGGTTGAACTACGTACTTATATTGACAGAATAGGCAGTTCATCGTTCGACGTATATCAGGAATTATGGCAAAACGATATTAAATGCGCGTCAGGCACAGCAGTGATGGTAAATTTTTGTTATGAAAATCAGCGCTCTCTAAAAATTCCTGCTGATATCCAAAATGAAATGAAAAAGCACCTCTTTGTGGCTGAATAG
- a CDS encoding ISNCY family transposase translates to MIVMDSKAQLTVDIIAKVVEGRITIANAAKLLSKSRRSIERYVKRYQKVGIQFVVHGNSGKAPPNKTPVSIKKAVQKLIQEKYYDLNLLHLAEQLATNENIVIKRETLRGWAHDIHHVKRAKRRRSNVRKRRERMAAPGLMMQMDGSPHRWFGDKKHCLIAMIDDATSEVHAEFFPSETTAGCMKVMRDCIETKGVFKTLYVDRAGIFGGPKRCNFSQMQRACEELGIEIIFANSPQGKGRVERAFDTFQDRLVPELRLNNIKDIASANAYLKHVFIPQFWQSRIQVKSKQAPEFTPLSKHTNLDDICVIKDHRKIRNDHTFSYGNKFYLIDSPLKHSIANQKIEIRNTSKKGFTAHFAGRQLKVSEVNEPSKLESEDLTVQKKLEVLALIEKLGSISAASRQSGVSRDTIHRHLRLVKQGGPDALKRQETPDIRHKNCVDKAIEDAVVKFSVEHPHLGQQKVAIKLTEALGIDISAGGVRSMWLRNNLNTTALRVARSQAL, encoded by the coding sequence ATGATTGTGATGGATTCTAAAGCTCAACTAACCGTTGATATAATTGCCAAAGTGGTTGAAGGCAGAATAACAATTGCCAATGCTGCTAAGTTACTCAGTAAGTCTAGACGTTCAATAGAACGCTATGTGAAGAGATATCAGAAAGTCGGTATTCAGTTTGTTGTGCATGGTAACAGTGGCAAAGCCCCACCCAACAAAACGCCGGTATCAATAAAAAAAGCGGTTCAAAAATTGATTCAGGAAAAATATTACGATTTGAATCTGTTGCACTTGGCTGAACAATTAGCTACGAATGAGAACATTGTTATTAAGCGTGAAACCCTTCGCGGTTGGGCACATGATATTCATCACGTTAAACGAGCCAAACGAAGACGTAGCAATGTTCGAAAACGCAGAGAGCGTATGGCAGCGCCGGGCTTAATGATGCAGATGGATGGTAGTCCCCATCGTTGGTTTGGCGATAAGAAGCATTGTTTGATTGCGATGATTGATGATGCCACCAGTGAAGTACATGCAGAGTTCTTCCCATCTGAAACCACCGCTGGTTGTATGAAAGTCATGCGAGATTGCATCGAAACTAAGGGCGTGTTTAAAACGCTGTACGTGGATAGAGCGGGTATCTTCGGCGGCCCTAAGCGTTGCAACTTCTCACAAATGCAGCGTGCATGTGAAGAATTGGGTATTGAGATTATCTTCGCCAATTCGCCTCAAGGTAAAGGCCGTGTTGAACGTGCCTTTGATACATTTCAAGACCGCCTTGTACCTGAGCTAAGGCTTAACAATATTAAAGATATAGCCAGTGCTAATGCATACCTGAAACATGTATTCATCCCACAATTCTGGCAGTCTAGAATTCAAGTGAAATCAAAGCAAGCGCCTGAATTTACACCATTATCGAAACACACCAACCTTGATGATATCTGCGTCATTAAAGACCATCGTAAGATCCGCAATGACCACACCTTCAGCTACGGTAACAAGTTCTATTTGATTGATTCACCGCTAAAACATTCCATAGCTAATCAGAAAATTGAGATCCGAAACACCAGCAAGAAAGGCTTCACCGCACACTTCGCAGGGCGGCAACTCAAGGTATCTGAAGTAAATGAGCCAAGTAAGCTTGAATCAGAAGACTTAACAGTACAAAAGAAACTAGAGGTGTTGGCATTAATCGAAAAGCTTGGAAGTATCAGTGCAGCTTCACGACAAAGTGGCGTCTCACGAGACACTATTCACCGACACTTAAGACTGGTTAAGCAAGGCGGTCCTGATGCCTTAAAACGCCAAGAAACTCCCGATATAAGACATAAAAACTGTGTAGATAAAGCCATCGAAGATGCAGTCGTAAAATTCTCCGTTGAGCATCCCCACCTTGGTCAACAGAAAGTGGCCATCAAGCTGACTGAAGCCCTCGGTATTGATATTAGCGCAGGCGGTGTGCGTAGCATGTGGTTAAGAAACAATTTGAATACCACTGCACTGAGAGTTGCAAGGTCGCAAGCGTTGTAA
- the ssb gene encoding single-stranded DNA-binding protein translates to MAGVNKVIILGNLGKDPEVRFMPNGGGVANLTIATSESWKDKQTGEQKEKTEWHRVVMFGKLAEIAGEYLKKGSKVYIEGALQTRKWQNQQGQDQYTTEIVVQGFNGTMQMLDSRGGSGAGAGGFNQQTSQQGGGFQQQSAPQQSGGFQQQAAPQQAYNKPAQQSGGFQQQAAPQQGGGFQQQSAPQQSGGYQQQSAAQQGGGFQQQSAPKVNPQEPTIDFDDDIPF, encoded by the coding sequence ATGGCTGGTGTCAATAAAGTAATAATTTTAGGTAACTTAGGAAAAGATCCTGAAGTACGTTTTATGCCTAACGGTGGTGGTGTTGCTAACCTCACTATTGCAACTTCTGAAAGTTGGAAAGACAAGCAAACGGGTGAACAAAAAGAAAAAACAGAATGGCACCGTGTGGTTATGTTCGGCAAGTTGGCTGAAATTGCAGGCGAATACCTGAAAAAAGGCTCAAAAGTTTACATTGAAGGTGCTTTACAAACACGCAAATGGCAGAACCAACAAGGCCAAGATCAATACACCACTGAAATCGTTGTACAAGGTTTTAACGGCACAATGCAAATGTTAGATTCTCGTGGTGGTAGCGGCGCGGGTGCTGGTGGTTTCAATCAACAAACATCTCAGCAAGGTGGTGGCTTTCAGCAGCAGTCAGCCCCACAGCAATCAGGTGGTTTTCAGCAACAAGCGGCACCTCAACAAGCTTACAATAAGCCTGCACAACAAAGTGGCGGCTTTCAACAACAAGCAGCACCACAGCAAGGCGGTGGTTTTCAACAACAATCAGCACCACAACAAAGTGGCGGTTATCAGCAGCAATCTGCAGCACAGCAAGGTGGCGGTTTTCAACAGCAGTCAGCACCTAAGGTAAATCCACAAGAGCCAACGATAGACTTTGATGACGATATTCCGTTCTAG
- a CDS encoding site-specific integrase has translation MKVAVKKFKSGERYAFLLGEDGVPDFWVTHFVTQKLRMTKAATSIEQYLKDIKHLKRWEEINGRDLLEEIYNGKVPNLDDINKLKEHCSYQAKVVKDKPASNVVDMGKFYLSKSQDKPTIGKSQYISRIAHIAEFLHFIGQERVKYKPAAAELFEALDKMKTRLKSGKPKGKSKKVSLDKSGIPDDVFDDFVEVAKPDSHYNPFKNPVIKFRNYLIVQVLYETGFRCAELLALRISDIGTDIDNPTLSVVRRHDSKDDPRVKEPTAKTLGRAVSITKELRDLLNTYIKIHRADTKVAKTHPFIFVSHKDKEGHYQSGQPLIQQTINDIFKSIKGVNPERFWAITPHSYRHYFNDQLSDQVDEERRAVRQEVKRLEQAGLHQAAKQYADENKITKQRELEIRAELNGHSSLKSGEIYLKRTARKQAQRIRQRMQSRMKHKTDGDYHGS, from the coding sequence ATGAAAGTTGCTGTAAAGAAATTTAAAAGTGGAGAGCGCTACGCCTTTTTATTAGGAGAAGATGGCGTTCCCGATTTTTGGGTCACTCATTTTGTTACGCAAAAACTGCGAATGACTAAAGCTGCAACATCAATTGAGCAATACCTGAAAGACATTAAACATTTGAAACGCTGGGAGGAGATTAACGGTAGGGATCTGCTTGAGGAAATATATAACGGTAAAGTACCTAACCTTGATGATATTAATAAACTTAAAGAGCACTGCTCATATCAGGCTAAAGTGGTTAAAGATAAACCAGCAAGTAACGTGGTCGATATGGGAAAGTTTTATTTATCAAAATCACAAGACAAACCGACTATTGGTAAATCTCAATATATATCCCGTATAGCTCACATTGCAGAGTTTCTTCACTTTATAGGGCAAGAAAGAGTCAAGTATAAGCCAGCAGCCGCAGAACTTTTTGAGGCGCTGGATAAGATGAAAACTCGACTTAAGAGTGGTAAGCCAAAAGGAAAATCGAAGAAAGTTTCCTTAGATAAGTCTGGTATTCCAGATGATGTATTTGATGACTTTGTTGAGGTAGCTAAGCCTGATTCACATTACAACCCGTTTAAAAACCCAGTTATCAAGTTTAGAAACTATCTCATTGTTCAAGTTTTGTATGAAACAGGATTTAGATGTGCTGAGTTATTAGCGCTTCGAATTAGCGATATTGGAACAGATATTGACAATCCAACATTGTCAGTTGTTAGAAGACATGACAGTAAGGATGATCCTAGGGTAAAAGAGCCAACAGCAAAGACCCTCGGCAGAGCGGTTTCTATTACAAAAGAGCTTAGAGACTTACTAAACACTTATATCAAGATTCATCGTGCTGATACAAAAGTAGCGAAAACACACCCATTTATTTTTGTTTCTCACAAAGATAAGGAGGGACATTACCAGTCTGGACAACCGCTCATTCAACAAACAATTAACGATATATTTAAAAGCATTAAAGGTGTGAACCCTGAGCGTTTCTGGGCTATTACACCTCATTCTTATAGACATTATTTTAATGATCAACTGTCAGATCAGGTTGATGAGGAAAGAAGGGCTGTCAGGCAAGAAGTAAAACGATTGGAACAGGCGGGGCTGCATCAAGCTGCAAAGCAATATGCAGACGAAAATAAGATTACAAAGCAGCGAGAGCTGGAGATAAGAGCCGAATTAAATGGACATTCATCTCTTAAATCAGGTGAGATTTATCTCAAGCGAACTGCAAGAAAACAGGCGCAAAGGATACGCCAAAGAATGCAATCGCGGATGAAGCACAAAACAGACGGGGACTATCATGGTAGCTAA
- a CDS encoding HEPN/Toprim-associated domain-containing protein, with the protein MSTWAGIDFGKYSIEEWQNTYHKWLFNDADRVREGDFIGYRIDTETLKRRLELQGVNRASVELEVNEFKGLWIKDMEDLLTETLATKHREEYSCYIDGLKSCSLNSWLKLIPIAASMQKHEITGSCDEPSKLLSSLTKAEQNLLKFMCSEYDEYPNYTAGGYHFPCLSSYSYAWAILQFVTPNSVCELDISPLIDSGWVDDFEDLAEYQAGQTKFSERAKIEIQDITKLSESFKDNNVLQRLSYSGLVTILEAYLADIAKRQVLNKDSIKRRFVENFDAFSKNQKNLKVTEVFFWMEQLDNQIIECLDNLSFHNVKTIKAFFPSVLLVKISDDLSDRLAVAEITRHDIVHRAGRTKDGKSNEVTLADVKAVSTLVLDIITSVDSQIVDGILV; encoded by the coding sequence ATGTCTACTTGGGCTGGAATTGATTTTGGGAAATATTCCATCGAGGAATGGCAAAATACGTATCATAAGTGGCTCTTCAATGATGCTGATCGCGTCAGAGAAGGAGACTTTATTGGTTACCGTATAGACACCGAAACGCTCAAACGCAGATTAGAACTTCAAGGAGTTAATAGGGCATCAGTTGAACTAGAGGTTAACGAGTTCAAAGGTTTATGGATAAAAGATATGGAAGATCTATTAACCGAGACACTTGCCACTAAACACCGTGAAGAATATTCATGCTACATTGACGGACTTAAGAGTTGCTCTTTGAATAGCTGGTTGAAGCTTATCCCCATAGCAGCATCAATGCAAAAACATGAGATTACAGGAAGCTGTGATGAACCTAGTAAATTACTTTCATCGTTAACTAAAGCAGAGCAAAACCTTCTAAAGTTCATGTGTTCTGAATACGATGAATACCCTAATTACACTGCCGGAGGCTATCACTTTCCTTGTCTCTCATCATACAGTTATGCATGGGCAATTCTTCAATTTGTTACCCCAAATTCAGTTTGTGAGCTGGATATATCACCATTAATTGACAGTGGTTGGGTTGACGATTTTGAAGATCTTGCAGAGTATCAAGCAGGGCAAACCAAGTTTTCCGAAAGAGCAAAGATTGAAATTCAGGATATAACTAAGCTTAGTGAATCGTTTAAAGATAATAATGTGTTACAACGTCTCTCTTATAGCGGGCTGGTTACAATACTTGAAGCTTATTTAGCGGACATAGCAAAACGACAGGTGCTTAATAAAGATTCCATTAAGAGAAGATTTGTTGAAAACTTCGACGCATTTTCGAAAAACCAGAAAAACTTAAAAGTAACAGAGGTCTTCTTTTGGATGGAGCAACTTGATAATCAGATTATAGAGTGCCTAGACAATTTGTCTTTCCATAATGTGAAGACTATTAAAGCATTCTTTCCCTCTGTTTTATTGGTTAAAATTTCAGATGATTTAAGCGATCGCCTTGCTGTAGCAGAAATTACTCGGCACGATATCGTTCATCGCGCAGGGAGAACTAAAGATGGGAAGTCCAACGAAGTAACTTTGGCAGATGTGAAAGCTGTATCCACATTAGTGCTGGATATCATAACGTCTGTGGATTCTCAAATCGTTGATGGAATATTGGTGTAA
- the istA gene encoding IS21 family transposase produces MPTAPISMRKLKEILRLKYDCKLSHRKIANSLSISPSIVSKYACKSAELGITCWPLDEKWDDHSLQRAFFKTKPRLKGFSIPDWLLVQQELRPKTMTLLLLWQEYKERHEEGFYSYTHFCRQYKAWLKCQKPSMRQNHKAGEKLFVDYCGPTMNIVDASTGEYRTAQVFVAVMGASNYTYAEATYSQKLEDWVMSHARCFEFLGGVPELVIPDNLKSAVTKPCRYEPDLNPTYQQLATHYDTVIVPARPYKPKDKAKAEVGVQIVERWIMARLRNESFFSLRQLNLKIQKLLVDLNQRKMKKHPGSRLSQFESIDKPALKPLPTQAYSYTLVKQVSVHIDYHVEVEKHYYSVPHTLIKQKLEAHATGQLVTLYHQGVQVAVHPRSHREGAHTTLDLHMPIAHQKQQQWSPQRFERWAAKFGGSTEQFVMQLMQAKKHPEQSYRACMGLLSLGKKFTDQRLEAACHRALATGVTRVKQVKNILEKGLDKQPLPQAQGDLLQDIDHKNIRGNNYYH; encoded by the coding sequence ATGCCAACGGCACCTATTTCAATGCGTAAACTTAAAGAGATTTTAAGACTAAAATACGACTGTAAACTCAGTCATCGAAAGATAGCAAACAGCTTATCTATTTCACCTTCAATTGTTTCTAAATATGCCTGTAAATCAGCAGAGTTAGGTATCACTTGCTGGCCGCTTGATGAAAAATGGGATGATCATTCTCTGCAACGAGCATTCTTCAAAACAAAGCCCCGACTAAAAGGCTTTAGTATTCCTGACTGGTTGTTAGTTCAGCAGGAGCTGCGACCCAAAACCATGACGCTATTGCTGCTTTGGCAAGAATACAAAGAGCGACACGAGGAAGGATTTTACAGTTACACCCACTTCTGCCGACAGTACAAGGCATGGCTTAAATGTCAAAAACCGTCCATGCGACAAAACCATAAAGCAGGTGAAAAACTGTTTGTTGATTACTGCGGCCCAACTATGAATATTGTTGATGCTAGTACAGGTGAATACCGTACAGCTCAAGTGTTTGTCGCAGTTATGGGCGCATCTAATTATACGTATGCGGAGGCAACGTATAGCCAAAAGCTAGAAGATTGGGTGATGAGTCATGCTCGCTGTTTTGAGTTTCTTGGTGGTGTGCCAGAGCTGGTAATCCCTGACAACTTAAAAAGTGCGGTAACTAAACCTTGTCGATATGAGCCTGATTTAAATCCAACCTACCAACAATTGGCGACACATTATGATACGGTCATTGTGCCTGCTAGACCTTATAAGCCCAAGGATAAAGCCAAAGCAGAAGTGGGTGTGCAAATTGTCGAACGCTGGATAATGGCACGGCTTCGCAATGAAAGCTTCTTTAGCTTGCGCCAATTAAACCTAAAGATACAAAAACTGCTTGTCGACTTAAACCAGCGGAAAATGAAGAAGCACCCTGGTTCAAGGCTCAGTCAGTTTGAATCCATTGATAAACCTGCTCTCAAACCACTACCCACACAGGCTTACAGTTACACCTTAGTCAAACAAGTAAGCGTGCATATTGATTATCATGTCGAAGTTGAAAAACACTACTACTCAGTACCTCATACCTTGATCAAACAAAAGCTTGAAGCCCATGCCACAGGTCAACTGGTGACACTTTACCATCAGGGTGTTCAAGTAGCCGTTCACCCAAGATCACACCGAGAAGGTGCACACACCACGCTTGATCTACATATGCCAATAGCTCATCAAAAGCAGCAGCAATGGTCACCACAACGGTTCGAACGTTGGGCAGCTAAGTTCGGTGGTTCAACGGAGCAGTTTGTTATGCAATTGATGCAAGCTAAAAAGCATCCAGAGCAAAGCTACCGTGCTTGTATGGGGTTATTAAGCCTAGGTAAGAAGTTTACTGACCAACGTCTTGAAGCAGCCTGTCATCGCGCATTAGCCACAGGTGTTACTCGCGTAAAACAAGTAAAAAACATTTTAGAAAAGGGCTTGGATAAGCAACCCTTGCCACAAGCTCAAGGTGATTTACTACAAGATATTGATCATAAAAATATCCGCGGCAACAACTATTACCATTAA